A stretch of the Zeugodacus cucurbitae isolate PBARC_wt_2022May chromosome 6, idZeuCucr1.2, whole genome shotgun sequence genome encodes the following:
- the LOC105212131 gene encoding aspartate--tRNA ligase, cytoplasmic — translation MVADKENVATGASAVEGETTSKKAAKKQAKEALKAAKKAESKAANQANNGEEAGDSVDVSAGRYGSAGLIQSKEKFEERKFVPVNELSQPAHRDQLVWVRGRVHTSRSKGKQCFLVLRQQSSTVQCILAVGERISKQMVKFSGNVSRESIIDVQAKVVSVPNKIESCTEQTIELCIEQLFVVSQAKPQLPLQIEDASRPENLDDADSLNIRVNQDTRLDNRVLDLRTPANQAIFRLEAGVCRLFRDILTVKGFTEIHTPKIISAASEGGANVFTVSYFKDSAYLAQSPQLYKQMAIAADFDKVYTVGAVFRAEDSNTHRHLTEFVGLDLEMAFKYHYHEVLHTIADTFTGIFKGLRDNYSQEIAAVNQQYNVEPFKFLEPPLILEFAEGVKMLREAGVETGDEEDLSTPNEKLLGRLVKAKYDTDFYVLDKFPLAIRPFYTMPDPNNPMYSNSYDMFMRGEEILSGAQRIHDPDFLMERAKHHAIDTSKIAAYIESFRFGCPPHAGGGIGMERVVMLYLGLDNIRKTSMFPRDPKRLTP, via the exons ATGGTAGCTGATAAGGAAAACGTAGCGACTGGTGCCAGCGCAGTTGAAGGTGAGACCACTTCGAAAAAGGCAGCAAAGAAGCAAGCGAAAGAAGCACTAAAAGCTGCTAAG aaaGCTGAAAGTAAAGCAGCCAACCAAGCAAACAATGGTGAAGAAGCTGGCGATAGCGTAGATGTATCGGCAGGTCGCTATGGTTCCGCTGGCCTCATTCAATCGAAAGAAAAGTTTGAGGAACGCAAATTTGTGCCGGTGAACGAATTGAGTCAACCAGCCCATAGAGACCAACTAGTTTGGGTGCGCGGACGTGTGCATACCTCACGTTCGAAAGGCAAGCAATGTTTCTTGGTGCTACGTCAGCAGAGCAGCACAGTACAATGCATTCTAGCAGTAGGTGAACGTATTTCCAAACAAATGGTGAAATTTAGCGGCAA CGTCAGCAGAGAAAGTATTATCGATGTGCAAGCTAAAGTAGTGTCTGTGCCCAACAAGATAGAATCCTGTACTGAACAAACAATTGAATTGTGTATTGAACAACTCTTCGTGGTGTCACAAGCAAAACCGCAATTGCCGCTGCAAATCGAAGATGCATCACGTCCGGAAAATCTAGAT gaTGCCGACAGTTTGAATATTCGCGTAAACCAGGATACACGTTTGGATAACCGCGTGTTGGATTTGCGTACACCAGCGAATCAAGCGATTTTCCGTTTGGAGGCGGGCGTTTGTCGTTTGTTCCGTGATATTCTAACTGTAAAAGGTTTCACCGAGATACATACACCCAAAATTATCTCAGCTGCCAGTGAAGGTGGCGCAAACGTATTTACTGTCAGCTACTTCAAAG ATTCCGCTTATTTGGCACAATCACCACAGTTGTACAAACAAATGGCAATTGCTGCTGATTTCGATAAGGTTTACACTGTCGGCGCTGTTTTTCGTGCGGAAGACTCCAATACTCATCGCCACTTGACTGAATTCGTGGGTCTCGATTTGGAGATGGCATTCAAATATCACTATCACGAAGTCTTGCACACCATTGCTGACACGTTCACTGGTATTTTCAAGGGTTTGCGTGACAATTATAGCCAGGAAATTGCCGCCGTGAATCAACAATATAATGTGGAGCCATTCAAGTTCTTGGAGCCACCATTGATATTGGAATTTGCGGAGGGTGTTAAAATGTTGCGTGAAGCTGGCGTTGAAACCGGGGATGAAGAGGATTTGTCTACACCCAACGAGAAGCTGTTGGGCAGACTTGTTAAGGCAAAATACGACACCGACTTCTATGTATTGGACAAATTTCCATTGGCCATTCGTCCTTTCTACACAATGCCCGATCCCAACAACCCCATGTATTCCAACTCGTATGATATGTTCATGCGTGGCGAGGAGATCCTTTCTGGTGCGCAGCGTATACACGATCCCGATTTCCTTATGGAGCGTGCAAAACATCATGCGATCG ATACCTCAAAGATTGCCGCATATATTGAATCGTTCCGCTTCGGTTGTCCACCTCATGCTGGTGGTGGTATTGGCATGGAGCGTGTTGTCATGCTTTATCTGGGTCTTGACAATATTCGTAAAACCTCAATGTTCCCACGTGATCCCAAACGGTTAACGCCTTAA